In Desulfovibrio gilichinskyi, a genomic segment contains:
- a CDS encoding NAD+ synthase, which produces MKIALLQLNLTVGDIEGNSKLILDGVEKAAERGAKICVTSELAITGYPPRDLLLNSDFVSRCRKAVAVLARKIPDDVALIVGGVDLNHDGCGNPLRNAAWLVERGSVPRVFYKWLLPTYDVFDEQRYFEPSEEDNFFVFDGIRIGVTICEDVWNDRDDCVNNRYGRNPLPAIMEHKPEVLINLSASPFNIGKQLVREKMLSAIASKYKVPVVYANQVGGNDDLVFDGRSCAFDARGTLIARGKSFEDDIVLIDVTNGTGKIEEADFSEESEAWNAMVTGLRDYTAKTGFKKVVLGLSGGIDSALTAAVAAEALGPKNVLGVLMPSPYSSKGSIDDSITLVENLGINSITIPIDDLMFNFEKSLAPAFAGFPENVAEENIQSRIRGNLVMAISNKIGALLVTTGNKSELAVGYCTIYGDMAGGLAVISDLYKTLVFKVCRWLNEQGMGEVIPVATIEKPPSAELRPDQKDEDSLPPYDVLDRIIELRVEHHQSEVEILEETGFDPEMVKGVLRLIKISEFKRKQAAPGLKITSRAFGTGWRMPIACRFTG; this is translated from the coding sequence ATGAAGATAGCCCTGTTGCAGCTTAATTTGACGGTTGGTGACATTGAAGGAAACAGCAAGCTCATTCTGGATGGTGTTGAAAAAGCCGCTGAGCGTGGTGCAAAGATTTGTGTTACCTCTGAACTTGCCATCACCGGATATCCTCCGCGGGATTTGCTGCTTAATTCTGATTTTGTATCAAGGTGCAGAAAGGCCGTTGCCGTTCTCGCCCGCAAGATTCCGGATGATGTGGCCTTAATTGTCGGAGGGGTTGATCTTAATCATGACGGTTGTGGAAATCCTTTGCGCAATGCAGCATGGCTTGTTGAGCGCGGGAGTGTACCAAGGGTTTTTTATAAATGGCTGCTCCCGACATATGATGTTTTTGACGAGCAGCGATATTTCGAACCTTCTGAAGAAGATAATTTTTTTGTTTTTGACGGCATCCGAATAGGTGTGACAATCTGCGAAGATGTGTGGAACGATCGCGATGACTGTGTAAATAATCGTTATGGACGCAATCCTCTGCCTGCGATTATGGAACATAAACCTGAAGTCCTGATCAATTTATCGGCATCTCCGTTTAATATAGGAAAGCAGCTCGTGCGGGAGAAAATGCTTTCGGCTATTGCTTCCAAGTATAAGGTACCTGTTGTTTATGCAAACCAGGTCGGCGGGAATGATGACTTGGTCTTTGACGGAAGAAGTTGTGCATTTGATGCACGCGGTACTTTAATCGCCCGCGGTAAAAGCTTTGAAGATGATATCGTTCTTATTGATGTGACAAACGGCACTGGGAAAATTGAGGAAGCTGATTTTAGCGAGGAGTCGGAAGCATGGAATGCCATGGTTACCGGATTGCGCGACTATACTGCTAAAACAGGCTTTAAAAAAGTTGTTCTGGGTCTTTCAGGCGGGATTGATTCTGCGCTGACTGCTGCGGTTGCAGCCGAGGCTTTAGGGCCCAAAAATGTACTTGGGGTCCTGATGCCGTCGCCTTATTCCAGTAAAGGAAGCATTGATGATTCCATAACACTTGTTGAAAATCTCGGTATTAATTCCATCACTATCCCGATTGATGATCTCATGTTTAATTTTGAAAAATCACTTGCTCCGGCGTTTGCCGGATTTCCTGAGAATGTGGCTGAAGAAAATATCCAGTCGCGTATACGCGGAAATCTTGTAATGGCCATTTCAAATAAAATAGGAGCATTACTGGTAACAACCGGAAATAAAAGTGAACTGGCTGTAGGGTATTGTACCATATACGGGGATATGGCCGGCGGGCTGGCCGTTATTTCAGATTTGTACAAAACTCTTGTTTTTAAGGTGTGCCGCTGGCTCAATGAGCAGGGGATGGGTGAGGTTATTCCTGTTGCGACTATTGAAAAGCCGCCGTCTGCAGAATTGCGTCCGGACCAGAAAGATGAAGATTCTCTGCCTCCTTATGATGTGCTGGACCGTATTATTGAACTTCGAGTTGAACACCATCAGTCTGAAGTTGAAATTTTAGAAGAAACAGGCTTTGATCCTGAGATGGTGAAGGGTGTTCTCAGGCTGATTAAGATTTCAGAATTTAAGCGTAAACAAGCCGCTCCGGGGCTCAAAATTACCTCCAGAGCATTCGGAACCGGCTGGCGAATGCCTATTGCCTGCCGCTTTACCGGTTAA
- a CDS encoding response regulator: MTKSKSIILFVDEEKGQIETLKKMLKPMEDQLELHFANSAKEALELIEIQPFNIVVTDFYTEGLPDGELMNEVKRQQPGAIRFIFSKDHDTNKSMHSALCAHQFISKPCTAKEMNGTIERSLKLKNIFLNERVSKAIASIDELPIMPSLYIKLEKELQKDDISIRDIGKIIGEDLAVTTGILKLVNSSFFGLYSKVSTPEKAATMLGLSTIKGLVLGMHIFNTSKIKNLDFSIEDLGEHSQYTALLARAIIQAEGADNETAEKAFLAGFLHDIGKLILSTSFQPEYAEILKSVKKEGIPMSEAEKEIFGFTHAEVGAYLLALWGFDEAVVEAVHSHHELTESGSGMLSPAAAVHVADTFEHELRTLHPEYSPHLLDAEWLEQNGFSNKLVGWLEICATKMNNDLSN; the protein is encoded by the coding sequence ATGACGAAATCCAAGAGCATCATCCTATTCGTCGATGAAGAAAAAGGACAAATTGAAACCCTTAAAAAAATGCTTAAGCCGATGGAGGATCAACTTGAGTTACACTTTGCAAACTCGGCAAAAGAAGCTCTTGAACTGATTGAAATTCAACCATTCAATATTGTTGTTACAGATTTTTATACCGAAGGACTTCCTGACGGCGAGCTGATGAATGAAGTAAAAAGACAGCAGCCGGGGGCCATCCGTTTTATTTTTTCAAAAGACCATGACACAAATAAATCCATGCACTCTGCACTCTGTGCGCACCAATTTATCAGCAAGCCTTGTACGGCAAAAGAGATGAACGGAACAATTGAAAGAAGCCTCAAGCTGAAAAACATTTTCCTAAATGAACGTGTTTCTAAAGCTATTGCCTCTATTGATGAACTTCCAATCATGCCGTCTCTTTACATCAAGCTGGAAAAAGAACTGCAAAAAGATGATATTTCAATCAGAGATATCGGCAAAATAATCGGTGAAGATTTAGCCGTTACAACAGGAATTCTTAAACTTGTTAACTCCTCTTTCTTCGGCCTGTATTCGAAAGTTTCAACGCCGGAAAAAGCCGCAACGATGTTAGGACTAAGTACAATTAAAGGACTCGTACTTGGTATGCATATTTTCAACACCAGCAAAATCAAAAATCTGGATTTTTCTATCGAAGATCTTGGAGAACACAGTCAGTACACAGCTCTGTTAGCACGGGCTATAATTCAGGCAGAGGGAGCAGATAACGAGACCGCTGAAAAAGCATTTCTTGCCGGATTTCTCCACGACATCGGCAAACTTATTCTTTCCACATCTTTTCAGCCAGAATATGCAGAGATATTAAAATCAGTAAAAAAAGAAGGTATTCCCATGAGTGAAGCCGAGAAAGAAATTTTCGGTTTCACACATGCGGAAGTAGGTGCTTATCTTTTAGCTCTTTGGGGATTTGATGAAGCGGTTGTAGAAGCAGTACACAGTCACCATGAACTGACAGAATCAGGATCAGGTATGCTTAGTCCTGCGGCAGCAGTTCATGTTGCCGATACTTTTGAACATGAACTGCGTACATTGCACCCTGAATATTCACCGCATCTTTTAGATGCAGAGTGGCTTGAGCAAAACGGATTTTCCAATAAATTAGTAGGCTGGCTTGAAATCTGCGCCACTAAAATGAACAATGATCTCTCAAATTAA
- a CDS encoding response regulator produces MIVLISLFAFIISGAYEYNSMKKDMLKDLNQKADGLAERLSESLIPPLWNVDQPAINRIILSEMNDKRIKAIIVTEDNDKTVFTGKVRDSDWNITDFKTRPIGELVKREAEISVLNQPIGAVEIYMSPKFIQDELFNSLLNSLVRTMLLVVLLMMTIFATMRKILISPIIKLSKTARQISVDKNYGARVDFKCQGEMNILVDNFNYMLQQIEEQDLKLKDYSGQLQQKIQQSNKNLASSYKELKEINKQLEIAKDEAETASRLKSQFMANVSHEIRTPMNAIIGMADLTLATKLSAKQSEFIKIIINSGQVLLRLINDILDFSKIDAGKLELEEVNFDLHQLIDDISDLFVEQMVASQTELVIEILPGVPRRIKTDPLRLRQVLANLTANAFKFTNKGEITITIKAERIRSEKVDLLFSVKDTGIGIPKQVQPELFTAFKQADGSTTRKYGGTGLGLSISKRIIDFMGGKIWVESELGKGSTFFFKISPKRVPNIRPSEYMLPKNLQNSPVLIVDDNPAVGSVLSRYLQHFGFNPETCTSAEEALDRIAQKTDNPYKFILMDLILPGIKGDEASKIIRKTHSAEDLPILLITTMDLNNALIKADAAGISKVLPKPLKQSTLFDAIMETFGCSNYARKRIEPQNVPEKLFKGFKALLVEDNLINQQVAQHILIETGLTIETADNGLEAVTKVEKNNYDLILMDIQMPEMDGYEATRVIRDRLKKTDLPIIAMTAHAMRGDKEKCLQAGMNDYIPKPIDKNQMMSIIKTYLLENKTQHSRITIKENIQKTSQPDTDFQKFQQLNIEEALDRIGGDLNILINILKNFDAYNIDFTKKIDSMLAKDELKEAGDMAHTLKGAAANLSAVNLAKTAQALENACKAEQKEDAVMALYETNKKLELLRIEISMLTEELA; encoded by the coding sequence ATGATAGTCCTTATATCATTATTCGCTTTTATTATTTCAGGTGCATACGAATATAATTCCATGAAAAAAGATATGCTGAAAGATCTGAATCAGAAAGCGGACGGTCTTGCTGAAAGACTTTCAGAATCGTTAATACCTCCCCTTTGGAATGTAGATCAGCCTGCGATAAACAGAATTATTTTATCTGAGATGAACGATAAGAGAATTAAAGCTATAATTGTTACCGAGGATAATGATAAAACAGTATTTACGGGAAAAGTACGAGACTCTGACTGGAATATAACTGATTTTAAAACACGCCCTATCGGCGAATTAGTTAAACGGGAAGCCGAAATATCTGTACTTAACCAGCCGATCGGCGCGGTTGAAATTTATATGTCTCCCAAATTCATCCAGGATGAATTATTCAATTCTCTTTTAAACTCTCTCGTTAGAACCATGCTTTTAGTTGTTTTACTGATGATGACCATCTTCGCAACCATGCGCAAAATTCTGATCTCGCCGATTATTAAACTGTCTAAAACCGCCCGCCAGATTTCTGTCGATAAAAACTATGGAGCCAGAGTAGACTTCAAGTGTCAGGGGGAAATGAATATTCTCGTCGACAACTTTAATTACATGCTCCAGCAAATTGAAGAGCAGGATCTTAAATTAAAAGATTACAGCGGACAGCTTCAGCAAAAGATTCAGCAAAGCAATAAAAATTTAGCAAGCAGCTACAAGGAACTTAAAGAAATTAATAAACAGCTCGAAATTGCTAAAGATGAAGCCGAGACAGCTTCACGCTTAAAAAGTCAATTTATGGCTAATGTCAGCCATGAGATAAGAACCCCCATGAACGCAATTATAGGTATGGCCGACCTGACACTTGCAACAAAATTATCCGCCAAGCAATCTGAATTTATAAAAATAATCATCAATTCAGGGCAAGTACTGCTAAGACTTATTAATGACATTCTTGATTTTTCAAAAATTGACGCAGGTAAGCTGGAACTTGAAGAAGTAAATTTTGATCTTCATCAATTAATTGATGATATCTCAGACCTTTTTGTTGAACAGATGGTTGCCTCACAGACAGAACTGGTAATTGAAATACTCCCCGGCGTACCGCGAAGGATCAAAACAGACCCGCTGAGACTCAGACAGGTCCTTGCCAATCTGACCGCAAATGCATTCAAATTCACTAATAAAGGTGAAATAACAATTACTATAAAAGCTGAACGTATAAGATCTGAAAAAGTAGATCTACTTTTTTCGGTAAAAGATACCGGCATAGGAATACCCAAGCAAGTGCAGCCTGAACTGTTCACAGCCTTTAAACAGGCGGATGGGTCCACCACTCGCAAATATGGTGGAACAGGGCTCGGGCTTAGCATATCCAAACGGATAATTGATTTCATGGGCGGAAAAATCTGGGTTGAAAGCGAACTTGGAAAAGGCAGCACTTTCTTCTTTAAAATTTCCCCGAAACGAGTGCCGAATATACGCCCGTCTGAATACATGCTGCCAAAGAATCTCCAAAACAGTCCTGTTCTCATAGTAGATGATAACCCTGCCGTAGGATCAGTGCTTTCCAGATATCTACAGCACTTCGGATTCAATCCTGAGACGTGTACTTCTGCAGAAGAAGCTTTGGACAGAATCGCACAGAAAACTGATAATCCTTACAAATTCATACTCATGGATTTAATTCTTCCGGGGATAAAAGGAGACGAAGCATCCAAAATAATCAGAAAGACTCATTCTGCTGAAGACCTTCCTATTCTGCTGATTACCACAATGGATTTAAATAATGCTCTGATAAAAGCCGACGCCGCAGGAATATCTAAAGTGCTGCCTAAACCGCTTAAACAATCTACACTGTTTGATGCGATAATGGAGACATTCGGGTGTAGCAACTATGCACGGAAAAGAATCGAGCCGCAGAATGTACCTGAAAAATTATTCAAAGGGTTCAAAGCGTTGCTGGTAGAAGACAATCTTATCAACCAGCAGGTTGCCCAGCATATTCTTATAGAAACCGGTCTTACAATCGAAACAGCTGATAATGGACTTGAAGCTGTTACAAAAGTTGAAAAAAACAATTACGACTTAATTCTTATGGATATTCAAATGCCGGAAATGGACGGATATGAAGCAACTAGGGTTATCCGCGACAGGCTTAAAAAAACAGATCTTCCAATAATCGCAATGACCGCCCATGCCATGAGGGGAGACAAGGAAAAATGCCTGCAAGCCGGCATGAATGATTATATTCCAAAGCCAATTGATAAAAACCAGATGATGAGCATCATCAAAACATACTTGCTGGAAAATAAAACACAACACAGTAGAATTACAATTAAAGAGAACATTCAAAAAACATCGCAGCCAGATACCGATTTTCAAAAATTTCAACAGTTGAACATAGAGGAAGCATTAGATCGCATAGGTGGAGATTTAAATATCCTGATTAATATTTTGAAAAACTTCGATGCGTACAACATTGACTTTACAAAAAAAATTGACTCCATGCTGGCGAAGGATGAGCTTAAAGAGGCCGGAGACATGGCTCATACGTTGAAAGGAGCTGCGGCAAACCTATCGGCAGTAAACTTAGCAAAGACCGCCCAAGCACTTGAAAATGCCTGCAAAGCAGAGCAGAAGGAAGATGCCGTCATGGCCCTGTACGAAACAAACAAAAAACTGGAACTTCTCAGGATAGAAATTTCCATGCTGACCGAAGAGCTTGCCTGA
- a CDS encoding ArnT family glycosyltransferase, with protein MNKNSSPVWDFMEKHPWVSVLMILALQSIFTMDYRSLWFSDEVRYADVYHQMKDAGHWLVMYLNGVAYPDKPPVYFWFLSLIDTFTPANGISVFFLGAAVSAGAFLLSTVALARTLGCGRKTTLATGLVLLTNIFFLGIAHYSRMDLLFGSFIIWANICLFKAFHSEDNTKWMLSAFVLMGIATLTKGPLGIVFPILTAFCYLIWKKKLSLFRNKAVLKGVAILALILLAWIIGAILVDGTSFIHNIFYKQIYERAVSSFHHEEPFQYYLIAFPLAWLPWTMAIFALPLKKLISISHWKNVIAQRKDSANDGRDWAWIMFISGFIMLTCLSIKVLIYILPLFAPLAILTARGLLGEDDNPPVINSKKLWIGVACVYILLAVAAPFAESFFPFDFALKGISFTVLILGLGGFALLATRTSDGKTGLLIMAVTMTIWIQPLALKTLPSLDPLMSPRQTGEIMKHYVEQGSYPLAHKIYSGIFSYYAGTDIHETSDFNEIDRLLKEHDKVILVMQKKYYDHWENRPEDVTIINEQFISDRPYILLRK; from the coding sequence ATGAATAAAAATTCTTCTCCCGTATGGGATTTTATGGAAAAGCACCCATGGGTCAGCGTACTTATGATCCTTGCCTTGCAGTCGATTTTCACAATGGACTATCGCTCACTCTGGTTTTCCGATGAAGTACGCTACGCCGATGTATACCATCAAATGAAAGATGCCGGACACTGGCTGGTGATGTACCTCAACGGAGTAGCGTACCCTGATAAGCCTCCGGTATACTTCTGGTTCTTATCACTTATAGACACATTTACTCCTGCAAACGGAATAAGCGTATTCTTCCTTGGGGCAGCAGTTTCGGCAGGAGCTTTCCTGCTCTCAACCGTTGCTCTTGCACGCACACTGGGCTGCGGGCGCAAGACAACTCTTGCAACCGGACTGGTTCTGCTAACAAATATTTTCTTCCTTGGGATTGCACACTATTCCCGTATGGACCTCCTTTTCGGCAGTTTCATCATCTGGGCTAACATATGTCTCTTCAAAGCTTTCCACTCTGAGGACAATACCAAGTGGATGCTCTCCGCCTTTGTTCTGATGGGAATTGCCACATTGACAAAAGGACCGCTTGGAATAGTTTTCCCCATACTGACCGCATTCTGCTACCTGATATGGAAAAAGAAACTGTCGCTGTTCCGCAATAAAGCTGTTCTTAAAGGTGTAGCTATCCTTGCACTGATCCTGCTGGCATGGATAATCGGAGCGATACTTGTAGACGGAACTTCGTTCATTCATAATATTTTCTACAAGCAGATTTATGAAAGAGCTGTAAGCTCCTTCCATCACGAAGAACCGTTTCAGTATTACCTGATAGCCTTCCCGCTTGCATGGCTTCCGTGGACAATGGCTATTTTTGCTCTTCCGCTGAAAAAACTGATCAGTATATCTCATTGGAAAAATGTTATTGCTCAGAGAAAAGATTCTGCAAATGACGGAAGAGACTGGGCATGGATAATGTTCATAAGCGGATTTATCATGCTGACCTGCCTCAGTATCAAAGTGCTCATATACATACTTCCCCTCTTTGCGCCGCTTGCAATTCTAACGGCAAGAGGACTACTTGGAGAGGATGACAACCCTCCGGTGATTAATTCCAAAAAACTTTGGATAGGGGTTGCCTGTGTTTATATCCTGCTCGCAGTTGCCGCGCCTTTTGCTGAATCATTTTTCCCGTTTGATTTCGCGCTGAAAGGAATATCCTTCACAGTTTTGATACTGGGACTTGGCGGATTCGCTCTTCTGGCAACCAGAACTTCCGACGGAAAAACGGGGCTGCTCATAATGGCAGTAACCATGACAATCTGGATCCAGCCGCTGGCACTGAAAACACTTCCTTCACTCGACCCGCTCATGAGCCCGCGCCAGACAGGTGAAATTATGAAGCATTACGTGGAACAGGGAAGTTACCCTTTAGCACACAAAATATATTCCGGTATTTTCTCGTACTACGCCGGAACAGACATCCATGAAACAAGTGATTTTAATGAAATAGACAGATTACTTAAGGAACACGATAAAGTTATTCTTGTGATGCAGAAAAAATACTATGATCACTGGGAAAATCGTCCTGAAGATGTAACAATCATTAATGAACAGTTCATTTCCGACAGACCTTACATTCTCCTGCGCAAGTAA
- a CDS encoding motility associated factor glycosyltransferase family protein produces the protein MSAYPFLKENIEALEKHNPPLYNWLSSQNIDQEQLANSLFKNRWEILDWKMENGHGLFEATTPNVIYNDWKVLEKAETSATIIVGCNLGYGLNHVLMNTPDTHKVILTEPKPEMLLACLGQTDYRPFIECGKLHFCPVDEDRMMTIIKELDLQFVYGKIYLRLDMASQQMGPEYARWAATIRDKLESFSVEMSTLRQKQDIMVGNELDNFSRTIQDGTISTLKNAGKGLSAVILGAGPSLAEFGPQLAKNPGQAIYVTALQTLPAVQKTGLKPHFCIGLDYNKSMLRVYQQLDKEWAKDIPLIYSTKLDHEVLEAYPGPTIPMWTMGGLGTFALSKHEDIFDAGSNVSITLNRFLDWCGFNQILLVGQDFAWKGKISHAAGHQNAGATFPAAALVSLKNADGENLTSSIQYMTSKREMEEDITKLKTPVFNLYGGGALINGTQNVDMQKVNMNGLLASAPGSMEHFLTSMNLARTPRPAPVFESRSQKWTISIRNATKKLEKLFRKLGKNQMEINKTFHDLYFFLRQDPLYLPYLYNEIMDMAGLARARTSYAPKDLPYFKKIAKKTIQKVKHMDRCLHVDEHKEAA, from the coding sequence ATGTCAGCTTACCCATTCCTTAAAGAAAACATCGAAGCTCTTGAGAAACACAACCCGCCCCTTTACAATTGGCTCAGCAGTCAGAATATTGACCAAGAACAACTTGCCAATTCACTTTTCAAAAACAGATGGGAAATTCTCGACTGGAAAATGGAAAACGGACACGGGTTGTTCGAAGCGACTACTCCAAATGTTATATATAACGATTGGAAAGTCCTAGAAAAAGCCGAAACCAGTGCAACCATTATTGTCGGGTGTAACCTTGGATACGGGCTTAATCACGTACTGATGAATACACCTGACACCCACAAAGTCATCCTTACAGAGCCAAAACCGGAAATGCTGCTGGCCTGTCTGGGACAGACCGATTACCGACCTTTCATAGAATGCGGTAAACTCCATTTTTGCCCAGTCGATGAAGACAGAATGATGACTATCATTAAAGAGCTCGACCTTCAATTCGTATACGGTAAAATTTATTTACGACTTGATATGGCCAGCCAGCAGATGGGTCCAGAATATGCCAGATGGGCCGCAACAATTCGCGACAAACTGGAATCATTCAGTGTTGAAATGTCTACTTTGCGTCAAAAACAGGACATCATGGTCGGCAACGAATTAGACAACTTTTCCAGAACTATTCAGGACGGAACTATATCTACGCTGAAAAATGCGGGAAAAGGACTTAGCGCGGTAATCCTCGGCGCAGGGCCTTCCCTTGCGGAGTTCGGGCCGCAGCTTGCGAAAAATCCAGGTCAGGCCATTTATGTAACCGCCCTTCAAACATTACCGGCGGTTCAAAAAACAGGACTGAAACCTCATTTCTGCATAGGACTTGATTACAACAAATCAATGCTCAGGGTCTATCAGCAGCTTGATAAAGAATGGGCAAAAGATATCCCGCTTATTTATTCCACCAAGCTTGACCACGAAGTTCTTGAAGCATACCCCGGCCCGACCATCCCGATGTGGACCATGGGAGGTCTCGGAACATTTGCACTTAGCAAGCATGAAGATATTTTTGATGCAGGTAGTAACGTCAGTATTACTTTGAACAGATTTCTCGACTGGTGCGGATTTAATCAAATTCTCTTAGTCGGTCAGGACTTTGCGTGGAAAGGTAAAATTTCTCATGCGGCGGGTCATCAGAATGCCGGAGCGACTTTCCCGGCAGCCGCACTTGTCAGCCTGAAAAACGCTGACGGAGAAAATTTAACATCCTCCATCCAGTACATGACTTCCAAACGTGAAATGGAAGAAGATATTACAAAGCTCAAAACTCCCGTTTTCAACCTTTACGGCGGCGGGGCTTTAATAAACGGAACACAAAATGTGGATATGCAAAAAGTAAACATGAACGGGCTTTTGGCCTCAGCTCCCGGAAGCATGGAACATTTTTTAACATCTATGAATCTGGCCCGTACCCCGCGTCCGGCTCCAGTATTTGAATCACGCAGTCAAAAATGGACTATATCTATCAGAAATGCGACTAAAAAGCTGGAAAAGCTCTTTCGCAAGCTTGGTAAAAATCAGATGGAAATCAACAAAACCTTTCACGATCTGTATTTCTTCCTGAGACAGGACCCACTCTATCTTCCATATCTATACAACGAGATTATGGATATGGCGGGACTGGCAAGAGCAAGAACAAGTTACGCTCCTAAGGATCTTCCGTATTTTAAAAAGATCGCCAAAAAAACGATTCAAAAAGTTAAACACATGGATCGTTGCTTACACGTTGATGAGCATAAAGAAGCCGCCTGA
- a CDS encoding phosphatase PAP2 family protein, whose amino-acid sequence MTSFIHKYSSLCHFILASLPLLIILAAIFCIFGNEDAATAWFTAHAAANPNCKSIAKMFTNWGNIVFYPVYLWFLITGIRQRKKSRVRFALVYLAVQIIVSVITVRFLKIAIGRPRPGEGTFFEPYSSHGAYHSLPSGHTCEIYGATLPLVLRYKALLLTLLLGLFAATVAFSRIYLAWHHPSDVLCGWMLGSVAGFAIHLFSTEN is encoded by the coding sequence TTGACCAGTTTCATCCATAAATATTCCAGCCTATGCCATTTTATTCTGGCATCACTGCCTTTGCTGATTATTCTTGCCGCAATCTTTTGTATTTTCGGTAATGAAGATGCGGCCACAGCTTGGTTCACAGCTCACGCAGCAGCAAATCCAAATTGTAAATCCATTGCGAAAATGTTTACAAACTGGGGAAATATTGTTTTTTACCCTGTCTACTTGTGGTTTTTAATCACTGGAATAAGACAGAGAAAAAAATCAAGAGTCAGGTTCGCGCTGGTCTATCTGGCTGTACAAATTATTGTCAGTGTCATTACTGTCAGATTTTTAAAAATAGCAATCGGCAGACCGCGCCCCGGAGAAGGAACTTTTTTTGAACCTTATTCAAGCCACGGCGCATACCACTCGCTTCCGTCAGGGCACACCTGTGAAATTTACGGCGCAACCCTGCCGCTTGTGCTTAGATACAAAGCACTTTTACTGACTTTATTATTGGGATTATTCGCCGCAACAGTTGCTTTCAGCCGAATATATTTAGCATGGCACCACCCGAGTGATGTCCTCTGCGGCTGGATGCTCGGATCAGTTGCCGGTTTTGCAATTCACCTTTTTTCAACCGAGAATTAA